Proteins from one Oscillatoria nigro-viridis PCC 7112 genomic window:
- a CDS encoding hybrid sensor histidine kinase/response regulator: protein MSETTERVRNIPAKILFVDDEPDLECLISQKFRKKIRTGEYQVFFAHNGVEALSKLLEQPDIDIVLTDINMPVMDGMALLAKLNELVTMVKTVVISAYGDLGNIRKAMNGGAFDFLTKPIDFQDLEITINKTLQHVQELKENERSRQEREEKLRQSEVREREKAIQLELAMQNLQRTQAQLIQTEKMSSLGQLVAGVAHEINNPVNFIYGNLTYVNEYSQKLLDLINLYEQYDANNHPEIEALIKNIELDFIREDLPKMLSSMKVGAERIRQIVLTLRNFSRLDEAEMKPVNIHDGIDSSIVILQSRLKPKPECPPIQIIQEYGDLPKIECYAGQLNQVFMNLLSNAIDSLNQYDKKRSPEQIKNDPSTITIRTSMLNHDWVRISVKDNGLGITSEVRTHLFSPFFTTKPVGQGTGLGLSISYQIVVEKHGGDLKCLSQPTERGAEFVIEIPIRQNNRGEMKEN, encoded by the coding sequence ATGTCGGAAACAACCGAAAGGGTTCGCAATATACCAGCAAAAATACTTTTTGTAGATGACGAGCCAGATTTAGAATGTTTAATTTCCCAGAAATTTAGAAAAAAGATCCGCACAGGAGAATACCAAGTTTTTTTTGCACATAATGGCGTAGAAGCGCTTTCAAAGTTGCTAGAACAGCCGGATATAGATATTGTACTGACAGATATTAATATGCCAGTCATGGATGGCATGGCTTTGCTAGCGAAACTTAACGAGCTAGTTACTATGGTCAAAACAGTAGTTATATCTGCTTATGGCGACTTGGGAAATATTAGAAAGGCGATGAACGGTGGGGCCTTTGATTTTTTGACTAAGCCTATAGATTTTCAGGATTTAGAAATTACTATTAACAAAACATTGCAGCACGTGCAAGAACTAAAAGAAAACGAACGCTCGCGCCAAGAAAGAGAGGAGAAATTGCGACAATCAGAAGTGCGAGAGCGAGAAAAAGCTATCCAACTAGAACTCGCAATGCAAAATTTACAGCGCACCCAAGCTCAGCTTATTCAGACTGAGAAAATGTCTAGCTTAGGACAGTTAGTTGCTGGTGTTGCCCACGAAATTAATAATCCTGTTAATTTTATTTATGGCAATTTAACTTATGTCAATGAGTACAGTCAGAAGCTATTGGATTTAATCAACCTTTACGAACAGTACGATGCCAACAATCACCCGGAAATCGAAGCTTTAATTAAAAACATAGAGCTAGATTTTATCAGAGAAGATCTGCCTAAAATGCTATCTTCGATGAAAGTAGGGGCTGAACGTATCCGTCAGATTGTGCTGACGTTGCGGAACTTCTCGCGCCTTGACGAAGCTGAGATGAAACCCGTTAACATTCACGATGGCATCGACAGCAGTATAGTCATTTTGCAGAGTCGGCTCAAGCCTAAGCCGGAGTGTCCACCTATTCAAATTATTCAAGAATACGGAGATTTGCCAAAAATAGAATGTTATGCCGGTCAGTTGAATCAGGTATTTATGAATTTGCTGAGCAATGCAATTGATTCCTTGAATCAGTATGATAAAAAACGCAGCCCGGAGCAAATTAAAAACGACCCTAGTACGATTACGATTCGTACTTCTATGCTGAATCACGATTGGGTAAGAATCAGTGTGAAAGACAATGGGCTGGGGATAACAAGCGAGGTAAGAACCCATCTATTTAGTCCTTTCTTCACAACTAAACCTGTGGGTCAAGGCACTGGGTTGGGATTATCTATTAGCTATCAGATTGTGGTGGAGAAGCACGGCGGAGATTTGAAGTGTTTATCACAGCCAACAGAGCGGGGTGCAGAATTTGTGATTGAGATTCCCATTAGGCAGAATAATCGGGGAGAGATGAAGGAAAATTAA
- a CDS encoding hybrid sensor histidine kinase/response regulator, translating into MPIKILFVDDELDLEFLICQKFKKNIRTEGWQLFFAHNGVEALEQLKEHPDIDMVVTDLNMPEMDGLTLLSRLNQIDLPLKTIVISAYGDMKNIRNAMNLGAFDFLTKPIDFQDLEITIKKTLRDVQQLKENQYLRQSEAWAREQAQDLQQILQELKKTQAQLIQTAKMSSLGQLVAGIAHEINNPANFIYGNISHVRDYIQKLLNLLHLYQQQYTPPSVEIQTEIEAIDLDFMIADLSQILASMKCGVDRIHKIVLSLRNFSRLDEANIKSVDIHEGIKSSLLMLDNRLQPTRARPEIQVFEEYSNLPLVECYAGELNQVFINIFYNAIDALNEYNKQQSLDDIFAPQLAITIRTVLLEENSRVVIQIRDNGRGMTADVKDRIYEPFFTTKPVGQGTGLGLYISYQIIVEKHGGALKCVSEVGEGAEFWIEIPIRQTKA; encoded by the coding sequence ATGCCAATTAAAATCCTATTTGTGGATGACGAGCTTGATTTAGAATTCCTGATTTGCCAAAAATTTAAAAAAAATATCCGTACAGAAGGATGGCAGTTGTTTTTTGCCCATAATGGCGTAGAGGCGCTGGAACAATTGAAAGAACACCCGGATATAGATATGGTAGTGACCGACCTTAATATGCCTGAAATGGATGGCCTGACTTTACTATCTAGACTTAATCAAATAGACCTACCCCTGAAAACAATAGTTATATCAGCCTATGGCGACATGAAAAATATCAGAAATGCGATGAACTTAGGTGCCTTTGACTTTTTAACCAAGCCGATAGATTTTCAGGATTTAGAAATTACCATCAAAAAAACGCTGCGCGATGTGCAACAGCTAAAAGAAAACCAGTATTTGCGGCAATCAGAAGCTTGGGCTAGAGAACAAGCTCAGGATTTACAACAAATTCTGCAAGAGCTAAAAAAGACCCAAGCTCAACTAATTCAGACTGCAAAAATGTCTTCTTTGGGTCAACTGGTTGCGGGGATTGCCCATGAAATTAACAACCCCGCCAACTTTATCTACGGCAATATTAGCCACGTCAGGGATTATATCCAAAAGCTACTGAACCTGCTACATCTCTATCAGCAGCAGTACACTCCTCCCAGTGTTGAGATTCAAACTGAAATCGAAGCCATAGATTTAGACTTTATGATAGCAGATTTATCCCAAATTCTGGCTTCGATGAAATGTGGTGTTGACCGCATTCACAAGATTGTTTTGTCTTTACGCAACTTTTCTAGGCTGGATGAAGCTAACATAAAGTCTGTTGATATTCACGAAGGGATCAAAAGCAGCCTCCTGATGTTGGATAATCGACTTCAACCAACGAGAGCGCGTCCAGAAATTCAAGTGTTTGAGGAGTACAGCAATCTGCCTTTAGTGGAATGCTATGCTGGAGAACTCAACCAGGTGTTTATTAACATTTTTTATAATGCGATTGATGCTTTAAATGAGTACAATAAACAACAGTCACTAGATGACATCTTCGCTCCCCAACTAGCCATTACTATTCGCACTGTTCTGCTAGAGGAAAACTCCCGTGTCGTCATTCAAATTCGGGACAATGGGCGGGGAATGACCGCAGACGTGAAAGACCGCATTTATGAACCTTTTTTTACTACTAAGCCTGTAGGTCAGGGTACTGGTTTGGGTCTCTATATCAGCTACCAAATTATAGTGGAGAAGCATGGGGGCGCATTGAAGTGTGTTTCAGAGGTGGGGGAGGGAGCGGAGTTCTGGATTGAAATTCCAATCAGACAAACTAAGGCTTAA
- a CDS encoding response regulator: MKVMVVDDEEDVQSLFKQKFRKEIKAGKIEFHFALSAKAALDYLESHKNQSIVLILSDINMPGMNGLELLRITKEKFPDLKIFMITAYADETNYQTAMAYGSDDYITKPVNFDELKEKIFTI; the protein is encoded by the coding sequence ATGAAAGTAATGGTTGTAGACGATGAGGAAGATGTTCAGTCTTTGTTCAAGCAAAAATTTAGAAAAGAAATCAAAGCAGGGAAAATAGAATTTCATTTTGCACTGTCGGCAAAGGCTGCATTGGACTACTTAGAAAGCCATAAAAACCAGTCCATTGTCTTGATTTTATCGGATATTAATATGCCAGGGATGAATGGGTTAGAACTGCTCAGAATTACCAAAGAAAAATTTCCCGATCTAAAAATTTTTATGATTACCGCTTATGCAGATGAAACAAATTACCAAACCGCAATGGCTTATGGCTCGGATGACTATATTACCAAGCCCGTTAATTTTGACGAATTAAAAGAAAAAATATTCACAATCTGA